One Paraburkholderia caffeinilytica DNA segment encodes these proteins:
- a CDS encoding TonB-dependent siderophore receptor, whose translation MGQHRKTGAGNGICGSRDSRGALRARQPAHFARHLATAALISAGLPFNVALAADAPSTAEASPRKSYDIPAGPLEAVLNRFGRESRLLLSFPPALTDGRKSEGLRGDYDVQQGFDRILRGTGLGAVQQSNGSYTLVQRAEPSADNSDAPGATLPAVTVSSSTVKAGSYRPPVDAVVTRSDTPVLDTAQAVNIVPAQVLRDQRPRNLDDALANVSGVVQGNTLAGTQDTLLKRGFGGNRDGSIMHNGMPLVQGRALNAAADSVEVLKGPTSLLYGIMDPGGVVNVVSKQPLLHSYHAISVLGSTYGHGRNGAGATLDTTGPIGDSRLAYRLVVDQTDEQYWRNFGEHRETLVAPSLAWYGRDTQVVASYEYRKFLYPFDRGTALDPKTNKPLAISSRERLDEPFNEMDGESNLAQISIDHQINANWKAHFGYSYNRETYDAGQLRVQGINSTTGAVSRSNDATHGALSTDSYAIAYVDGHFDIAGLRNDLQVGVDDEYRRIYRKDLLRQATKYPFNYFHPVYGLESPSTTVSASDSDQTDTLHDRSLFFQDSLHLTDKWILIGGARFLSYNQIAGKGRPFVVNTDINGTKWLPRAGVVYKWTDTVSLYGSYTQSLKPTSTIAPLSSGVVIDSSVQPEEATSWELGAKVAMPNGLSGTLALFNIDKKNVLVQQYNDTTKQTDWRTAGKARSRGVELDVAGQIGQHWSVIASYAYIDAKTTEDPLYAGKRLWNAPQNTASLAAVYDFGAIFGGDQLRIGAGAHYVGTRPGDSANSFTLPAYTVADAFATYETKLGNRHLSFQLNVKNLFNKTYYPSSVNKYFVSVGDARQVSLLSTLEF comes from the coding sequence ATGGGACAGCATCGAAAAACCGGCGCCGGCAACGGCATCTGCGGCAGTCGTGACAGTCGTGGCGCTTTGCGCGCGCGACAGCCGGCACACTTCGCGCGGCATCTTGCAACGGCCGCGCTGATCTCGGCGGGACTGCCGTTCAACGTCGCGCTGGCAGCCGATGCGCCATCCACGGCGGAGGCGTCGCCGCGTAAAAGTTACGACATTCCGGCAGGCCCGCTCGAAGCCGTGCTCAATCGCTTCGGACGCGAGAGCCGCTTGCTGCTGTCGTTTCCGCCGGCGCTGACGGACGGGCGCAAGAGTGAAGGCCTGCGCGGCGATTACGACGTGCAGCAAGGCTTCGATCGAATCCTGCGCGGCACGGGGCTCGGCGCGGTGCAACAGTCCAATGGCAGCTATACGCTCGTGCAGCGCGCCGAGCCGTCGGCCGACAACAGCGACGCGCCCGGCGCCACCCTTCCCGCCGTGACCGTCAGCTCGTCGACGGTGAAAGCCGGCAGCTACCGGCCACCTGTCGACGCAGTCGTGACCCGTTCGGATACGCCGGTGCTCGACACGGCCCAGGCCGTCAACATCGTGCCGGCCCAGGTATTGCGCGACCAACGTCCGCGCAATCTGGACGACGCGCTCGCGAACGTGAGCGGCGTCGTGCAAGGCAATACGCTGGCCGGCACGCAGGACACCTTGCTCAAGCGCGGCTTCGGCGGCAATCGCGACGGCTCGATCATGCACAACGGCATGCCGCTCGTGCAGGGGCGCGCGCTGAACGCCGCCGCCGACAGCGTCGAAGTCCTCAAAGGTCCGACTTCGCTGCTATACGGGATCATGGACCCGGGCGGCGTCGTCAACGTGGTAAGCAAGCAACCCTTGCTCCACTCCTATCACGCGATCTCGGTGCTCGGCTCAACCTACGGACACGGCCGCAATGGCGCCGGCGCGACGCTCGATACGACCGGGCCGATCGGCGACTCCCGCCTCGCCTACCGGCTGGTTGTCGATCAGACCGACGAGCAATACTGGCGTAATTTCGGCGAACATCGCGAGACGCTCGTGGCGCCCTCCCTCGCCTGGTACGGACGCGACACGCAGGTGGTGGCCTCGTACGAATACCGCAAGTTTCTCTATCCATTCGACCGCGGCACCGCGCTCGACCCGAAGACCAACAAGCCGCTCGCCATCTCGAGCCGTGAACGTCTCGACGAACCGTTCAACGAAATGGACGGCGAATCGAATCTTGCGCAGATCAGCATCGACCATCAGATCAACGCCAACTGGAAGGCGCACTTCGGCTACAGCTACAACCGCGAGACCTATGACGCGGGCCAGTTACGCGTGCAAGGCATCAACAGCACGACCGGTGCCGTGTCGCGCAGTAACGACGCCACGCATGGCGCGCTCAGCACGGACAGTTACGCGATTGCCTACGTGGACGGTCATTTCGACATTGCCGGATTGCGCAACGATCTGCAGGTCGGCGTCGACGACGAGTACCGCCGCATCTATCGCAAGGACCTGCTGCGCCAGGCTACGAAATATCCGTTCAACTATTTCCACCCGGTCTACGGTCTGGAGAGCCCATCGACGACTGTGTCGGCGAGCGACAGCGATCAGACCGACACGCTGCACGACCGGTCGCTTTTCTTCCAGGACAGTTTGCACCTCACGGACAAGTGGATCCTGATCGGCGGCGCGCGTTTTCTGAGCTACAACCAGATCGCGGGAAAGGGCCGGCCATTTGTCGTCAACACCGACATCAACGGCACCAAATGGCTGCCGCGTGCGGGCGTGGTTTACAAATGGACCGACACGGTATCGCTATACGGCAGCTACACACAGTCGCTCAAGCCGACCTCGACGATCGCCCCGCTGTCTTCGGGCGTGGTGATCGATTCATCGGTGCAGCCTGAGGAAGCCACTTCATGGGAGCTCGGCGCCAAGGTGGCGATGCCCAACGGCCTGAGCGGCACGCTGGCGCTGTTCAATATCGACAAGAAAAACGTGCTGGTGCAGCAGTACAACGACACCACTAAACAGACTGACTGGCGCACCGCCGGCAAGGCGCGTTCGCGCGGCGTGGAACTCGACGTAGCCGGCCAGATCGGCCAGCACTGGAGCGTGATCGCGAGCTACGCATACATCGACGCGAAGACCACCGAGGACCCGCTTTACGCCGGCAAGCGCCTGTGGAATGCCCCGCAGAACACGGCATCGCTTGCGGCCGTATACGACTTCGGCGCGATCTTCGGCGGCGACCAGTTGCGCATCGGCGCCGGCGCGCATTACGTCGGCACGCGCCCGGGCGATTCGGCCAACAGCTTTACGCTACCGGCCTACACCGTCGCCGACGCCTTCGCCACGTACGAGACCAAACTCGGCAATCGGCATCTGTCGTTCCAGCTCAACGTGAAGAACCTGTTCAACAAGACTTACTACCCGTCGAGCGTGAACAAGTACTTCGTATCGGTCGGCGACGCACGCCAGGTCTCCCTGCTGTCGACACTCGAGTTCTAG
- a CDS encoding FecR domain-containing protein: MNASARPDIPQHIALRAVEWWMEFQSGDITRAQQLALARWCAEHPDHERAWQHICSVSSRFRSLADATPGNAGAGTGGASALRAALTRPGSAKRRASVKVLATLLFTGGATWIAGEHVPWRAWSADARTALGERRTLTLADGTRLTLNTDSAVDIRFDSTERRVRLIKGEIMIATGHGDREQRPFVVETAQGGLQPLGTRFAVRQQGVLCRLDVFEGAVRISPFDAPGLAPVIHAGQRARFTRDDVSAVEPISEDDAAWTDGLIVASGMRLGDFVNELDRYRAGHLSCDPSVAGLRLSGTFPLTDTDRVLDTVARTLPVEVAFITRYWGTVRAARS, encoded by the coding sequence ATGAACGCGAGCGCGAGACCCGATATTCCGCAACACATCGCGCTGCGCGCCGTGGAGTGGTGGATGGAATTTCAATCCGGCGACATCACGCGCGCGCAGCAACTCGCCCTGGCACGCTGGTGCGCCGAGCATCCCGACCATGAGCGCGCATGGCAACACATCTGCAGCGTCAGCAGCCGCTTCAGAAGCCTCGCCGACGCCACCCCGGGTAACGCAGGCGCGGGCACCGGCGGCGCATCAGCCCTGCGCGCCGCGCTGACGCGCCCCGGCTCGGCGAAGCGCCGCGCGAGCGTCAAAGTGCTCGCGACCCTGCTGTTCACCGGCGGCGCGACGTGGATCGCCGGTGAACACGTGCCGTGGCGCGCATGGAGCGCGGATGCGCGCACCGCACTCGGCGAGCGCCGCACCCTGACACTTGCCGACGGCACTCGCCTGACGCTGAACACCGACAGCGCGGTCGATATCCGTTTCGACAGCACCGAGCGCCGCGTACGCCTGATCAAAGGCGAAATCATGATCGCGACCGGTCACGGCGACCGTGAGCAGCGGCCGTTCGTCGTCGAGACCGCGCAAGGCGGCTTGCAGCCCTTGGGCACGCGCTTCGCCGTCAGACAACAGGGCGTGCTCTGCCGCCTCGATGTGTTCGAAGGCGCGGTGCGGATCAGCCCATTCGATGCACCCGGTCTCGCGCCGGTCATCCATGCCGGCCAACGCGCCCGCTTCACGCGCGACGACGTCAGCGCGGTCGAGCCGATCAGCGAGGACGACGCGGCATGGACGGATGGCCTGATCGTCGCGAGCGGCATGCGGCTCGGCGATTTCGTGAACGAGCTCGACCGCTATCGTGCCGGACATCTGAGCTGCGATCCCTCCGTGGCCGGTTTGCGGCTCTCGGGCACCTTCCCGCTCACCGACACCGACCGCGTGCTGGATACCGTGGCGAGAACCTTGCCGGTCGAGGTCGCATTCATCACGCGCTATTGGGGCACCGTGCGCGCGGCCCGCTCTTGA
- a CDS encoding sigma-70 family RNA polymerase sigma factor has protein sequence MAANESALHHEMQALYSTHHGWLHAWLRKKLGCAHRAADLAHDTFVRLLARDEPLALEEPRAFLTTVAQRVIANYWRREQIERAYLEALALVPERFAPSPEDRALLLEALCEIDSLLERLPVAVKRAFLLAQLDGLSHAEIAAQLKLSISTVKRHLMRAGAQCFFALDAA, from the coding sequence ATGGCGGCAAACGAATCAGCCCTGCATCACGAGATGCAGGCGCTCTACAGCACTCATCACGGCTGGCTGCACGCATGGCTGCGCAAGAAGCTCGGCTGCGCGCATCGCGCCGCCGACCTTGCGCACGACACATTCGTGCGTCTGCTCGCCCGCGATGAACCACTCGCCCTGGAAGAACCGCGTGCGTTCCTGACGACAGTCGCACAACGCGTGATCGCCAACTACTGGCGTCGCGAGCAGATCGAGCGCGCTTACCTGGAAGCATTGGCGCTCGTCCCCGAGCGGTTCGCGCCCTCGCCTGAAGACCGTGCGCTGCTCCTTGAGGCGCTGTGCGAAATCGACAGTTTGCTGGAACGGCTGCCGGTGGCCGTGAAGCGTGCGTTCCTGCTGGCCCAGCTCGACGGCTTGAGCCATGCCGAGATTGCCGCTCAACTGAAGCTGTCCATCTCGACCGTGAAACGCCATCTGATGCGCGCCGGCGCGCAGTGTTTCTTTGCACTCGACGCGGCTTGA
- a CDS encoding DUF2501 domain-containing protein produces the protein MNARTYRIATAGVLIAVLLPVPAVQAQLGNLLNQGSGGESSGGLGSLGGMGSALSGQSLTSGSTGNVAGVLEFCIKNNYLSGNSASSVKDSLMSKLPGGSSSASSDSGYADGAKGILTGSNGKQLDLSGGGLKEQITKQVCDKILAQGKSLL, from the coding sequence ATGAACGCGCGCACGTATCGCATCGCAACTGCAGGGGTTCTGATCGCCGTCTTGCTGCCTGTCCCGGCCGTCCAGGCGCAGCTCGGCAACCTGCTCAACCAGGGTTCGGGGGGCGAGTCGTCCGGCGGACTCGGGAGCCTCGGCGGCATGGGCAGCGCCTTGTCAGGCCAGTCATTGACTTCCGGCAGCACCGGCAATGTCGCGGGCGTGCTGGAGTTCTGCATCAAGAACAACTATCTCAGCGGCAACAGCGCGTCGTCGGTCAAGGACTCGCTGATGAGCAAGCTCCCGGGCGGTTCCAGTTCGGCCTCGTCTGACAGCGGCTATGCCGATGGCGCCAAGGGCATCCTGACCGGCAGCAACGGCAAGCAACTGGATCTGAGCGGCGGCGGCCTCAAGGAACAGATCACCAAGCAGGTCTGCGACAAGATTCTCGCCCAAGGGAAATCGTTGCTGTGA
- a CDS encoding flagellar transcriptional regulator FlhD — protein sequence MSSPLLRREQFNVTAPDSLQAIAAFNQSYLLLAQRMLGEDRGQAKRALGLTDSMATRISSLTAAEIEMLADSADVICQFRVDAAPGRA from the coding sequence ATGTCCTCACCACTATTGCGTCGTGAACAATTTAACGTGACAGCGCCAGACAGCCTGCAGGCGATTGCCGCATTCAACCAGTCGTACCTCCTGCTCGCGCAACGGATGCTTGGAGAAGACCGGGGGCAGGCAAAACGCGCGCTCGGACTAACCGATTCGATGGCAACGCGGATCTCTTCATTGACAGCGGCCGAGATCGAAATGCTCGCCGATAGCGCGGACGTGATCTGTCAATTCCGAGTCGACGCAGCGCCCGGCCGGGCGTGA
- a CDS encoding GlxA family transcriptional regulator yields the protein MECSSVAYRNSTMAPRVLPAAGTVKRIGVILFSGFALPEAAAIAEVFQSANAFTEGEQYGGTRYDVSLLSAAGGRIVSSSSVFVWTEGIEAQRDSERFHALFIAGGGGAIDALRDEHLIAWLRRAHRRGELVFPIGEGRALLDVAGFGQTTGIRRYGERTGEIAQTGAGKGSASTSLSPFQTAVAVVEEDFGAEVARQIADWVAPSTNTRFTAIVRKNASVGVSEKIKASAKWLETNGHRPISIDDAAQIAGMSERNFLRRFKVEMGVTPSDYLLYVRLDMSCRLLVETDLPVDKVARHCGIGCGGRLAKLFRKHLTTTPTEYRMGKRG from the coding sequence ATGGAGTGTTCTTCAGTCGCATACCGCAACAGCACGATGGCACCTCGCGTATTGCCGGCGGCCGGCACCGTGAAGCGTATCGGTGTAATTCTGTTTAGTGGCTTTGCCCTTCCAGAGGCCGCTGCGATTGCGGAGGTATTCCAGTCGGCGAATGCGTTCACAGAGGGCGAGCAGTATGGGGGGACACGTTACGACGTCAGTTTGTTGTCGGCGGCCGGGGGCAGGATCGTGAGTTCTTCATCGGTGTTTGTCTGGACCGAGGGCATCGAGGCACAGCGCGACTCAGAGCGCTTTCACGCCTTGTTTATTGCGGGAGGCGGAGGCGCGATCGATGCATTACGCGACGAACATCTGATTGCGTGGCTTCGTCGGGCGCATCGGCGTGGAGAGCTGGTATTCCCGATCGGTGAAGGACGGGCGCTGCTCGACGTCGCCGGGTTCGGGCAAACCACGGGTATCAGGCGCTACGGCGAACGCACGGGTGAAATCGCGCAGACCGGCGCTGGTAAAGGCTCTGCGAGCACTTCCCTGAGCCCCTTCCAAACCGCCGTTGCGGTGGTTGAGGAAGATTTCGGAGCCGAAGTTGCGCGTCAGATCGCTGACTGGGTCGCGCCATCCACAAATACCCGGTTTACGGCGATTGTGCGCAAGAATGCTTCGGTTGGCGTGAGCGAGAAAATCAAGGCGTCGGCAAAATGGCTTGAAACAAACGGACACCGGCCTATCTCGATCGACGACGCAGCGCAGATCGCCGGCATGAGCGAGCGCAATTTCCTCCGGCGTTTCAAGGTCGAAATGGGTGTGACGCCGTCTGATTACTTGCTGTATGTGCGGCTTGATATGAGCTGTCGCCTGCTTGTCGAAACTGACCTGCCAGTCGACAAGGTGGCACGCCATTGTGGCATTGGGTGTGGCGGTCGGCTGGCGAAACTCTTCCGCAAGCATTTAACGACAACACCCACTGAGTATCGTATGGGCAAACGGGGCTGA
- the galU gene encoding UTP--glucose-1-phosphate uridylyltransferase GalU: protein MLKVTKAVFPVAGLGTRFLPATKASPKEMLPIVDKPLIQYAVEEAMAAGITEMIFVTGRSKRAIEDHFDKSYEVEAELEARGKAKLLELVRSIKPSHVDCFYVRQPEARGLGHAVLCAEKLVGDSPFAVILADDLLYGSPPVMKQMIEVFDHYHSSLIGVEEIPAQDTKSYGIIDGKEWEESIIKMSGIVEKPEPSVAPSNLGVVGRYVLKPRIFEHLRALKPGAGGELQLTDAIQSLLADEQVLAYKYHGTRFDCGSKLGYLKATVEFALRHPEVGTEFREYLERHLSLLPT from the coding sequence ATGCTAAAAGTTACAAAGGCAGTATTTCCGGTAGCTGGCCTTGGCACCCGATTTCTTCCTGCCACGAAGGCGAGCCCAAAGGAGATGCTGCCGATTGTGGATAAGCCGCTGATTCAATACGCGGTCGAGGAGGCAATGGCGGCCGGTATCACCGAGATGATTTTTGTCACAGGCCGCAGTAAGCGAGCCATCGAAGATCATTTCGACAAATCCTACGAGGTCGAGGCGGAACTGGAGGCGCGCGGCAAGGCCAAGCTGCTCGAGTTGGTACGTAGCATCAAACCGAGCCATGTCGATTGTTTTTACGTGCGCCAACCGGAGGCGCGCGGGCTGGGGCACGCGGTGTTGTGCGCGGAGAAGCTGGTAGGCGATAGCCCGTTCGCCGTGATTCTTGCGGACGACTTGCTATATGGCAGCCCCCCGGTCATGAAGCAAATGATCGAGGTGTTCGATCATTACCATAGCTCCCTGATCGGCGTTGAGGAAATTCCGGCGCAGGATACCAAATCGTACGGAATCATCGACGGCAAGGAATGGGAGGAGTCGATCATCAAGATGTCGGGAATCGTCGAGAAGCCGGAGCCGAGTGTGGCGCCGTCGAATCTCGGCGTGGTGGGCCGCTATGTGCTGAAGCCGCGGATCTTCGAACATCTGCGCGCGCTGAAGCCGGGCGCGGGCGGTGAGTTGCAGCTGACGGACGCGATTCAGTCCTTGCTCGCCGATGAACAGGTGCTGGCGTACAAGTACCACGGCACGCGCTTCGACTGCGGCAGCAAGCTGGGTTATCTGAAGGCGACAGTGGAATTTGCGCTGCGGCATCCTGAGGTAGGTACCGAGTTTCGTGAGTACCTCGAGCGGCACCTGTCGCTGCTGCCGACGTGA
- a CDS encoding GlxA family transcriptional regulator, whose protein sequence is MAVFFARCSRKATQPQVEHDVCTVRRIGIALFNGFALPEAATIVEIFQSANEFSASMHTGGPRYDVRLLSVTGGRIASSSSVFVWTDSIESSAHADDLHAIFIAGGAGVRSVLSEERLIGWLRRLDLRRERVFPIANGRLLLDAAELPDTSRKLRRGEAAHAVAWNGLKVPAPQRSSTPLRAALAMIEEDLGTEIARQITGAVRLRFEAQFAATSNKNVFGAVSEKIQASAQWLEMNCGRTISIEEAAQFAAMSERNFLRRFKMEMGVTPSDYLLYVRIDKCSHFLSETDLPVDKIARRCGMGSGGQLSKIFRKYLGVTPTEYRASKRSIS, encoded by the coding sequence ATGGCAGTTTTTTTTGCCCGCTGTAGTCGCAAGGCGACTCAGCCTCAGGTTGAGCACGACGTTTGCACTGTACGACGTATCGGAATCGCACTGTTTAACGGTTTCGCGTTGCCTGAGGCAGCCACGATTGTGGAGATTTTTCAGTCAGCAAACGAATTCAGTGCTTCCATGCACACTGGCGGGCCACGCTACGATGTTCGCCTGTTGTCGGTCACCGGCGGGAGGATAGCGAGTTCGTCGTCGGTGTTCGTTTGGACCGACAGCATTGAGTCAAGTGCTCATGCAGACGACCTCCATGCAATTTTCATTGCCGGTGGTGCCGGTGTCCGCAGCGTCCTGAGCGAGGAGCGCTTGATCGGATGGTTGCGTAGACTGGATTTGCGCAGAGAACGGGTTTTTCCGATTGCCAACGGACGCCTGCTGCTGGACGCCGCCGAACTCCCGGATACATCTCGCAAGCTGCGACGCGGCGAAGCTGCTCATGCGGTGGCGTGGAATGGATTGAAGGTGCCCGCTCCGCAGCGATCCAGCACGCCACTGCGAGCCGCGCTGGCGATGATCGAAGAAGACCTTGGCACAGAGATAGCACGGCAAATTACCGGCGCTGTGAGGTTGCGCTTCGAGGCGCAGTTTGCCGCGACTTCCAACAAGAACGTGTTCGGCGCAGTGAGCGAAAAGATTCAGGCGTCGGCGCAATGGCTGGAAATGAACTGTGGGAGAACGATCTCAATTGAAGAAGCGGCGCAATTCGCCGCGATGAGTGAGCGGAATTTCTTGCGTCGCTTCAAGATGGAAATGGGGGTGACGCCGTCCGACTATCTTTTATACGTCCGCATTGACAAGTGCTCTCATTTTCTTTCCGAGACCGATCTGCCGGTCGACAAAATTGCGCGGCGTTGCGGAATGGGTAGCGGTGGACAACTTTCCAAAATATTTCGCAAATATCTAGGTGTGACGCCGACAGAGTATCGCGCGAGCAAACGGTCTATCAGCTAA
- the rfbC gene encoding dTDP-4-dehydrorhamnose 3,5-epimerase, producing the protein MAMHVQHTAIIDVKLIEPRIFSDMRGVSFDSFDQEEFEEHVARGYRFVQERHSVVAHNVLRGLHYQIQRPQGKLVRVVSGEIVDVAVDLRRWSPTFGRWISARLSASNCHQLWIPPGFAHGFHALSDVVEVLCKTTERSFVEHERTLRWDDPDIAIDWKLHKTPITSARDSVGTSFSMADVY; encoded by the coding sequence ATGGCAATGCATGTTCAACACACAGCAATTATCGACGTCAAGCTGATTGAACCCCGCATATTTTCCGACATGCGAGGCGTTTCATTCGACAGCTTCGATCAGGAAGAATTTGAAGAGCACGTGGCCCGCGGCTACCGATTTGTGCAGGAGCGCCATTCAGTCGTTGCTCATAACGTCCTGCGCGGTCTGCATTATCAGATCCAGCGACCACAAGGGAAACTGGTTCGGGTAGTGAGCGGCGAAATAGTCGATGTAGCGGTTGACTTGCGCCGCTGGTCGCCAACGTTCGGGCGATGGATCAGTGCGCGCTTATCTGCATCCAACTGCCATCAGTTGTGGATACCACCCGGGTTTGCTCATGGTTTCCACGCACTGTCGGATGTCGTGGAGGTGCTCTGCAAGACAACCGAGCGCAGTTTTGTCGAGCATGAGCGTACATTGCGGTGGGACGACCCTGACATTGCGATCGACTGGAAGCTCCACAAGACTCCGATCACGTCGGCACGCGATTCAGTCGGTACAAGCTTCAGCATGGCCGATGTCTATTGA
- a CDS encoding GlxA family transcriptional regulator, whose product MELMHALPHCARRSAVVTQANDTTRVDIALFNGFALPKVAAIIEIFQKANALAAAQRADRTRYDVSLLSASGGRIASSSSVFVWTDSVDSHRGTNDTHLLFIAGGADAQHACRDERLGSWLRRRHPFSEIVHPIAEGRLLLEAAGLPSRYCALLYEDDDAHGLYQANPLTEAPDAVHTALRVVEEDLGLELARLVAESVAPEHRTPINPSTTHNATSQVSKKILASARWLDANVDRPISIDAAAQVAAMSERNFLRRFKSEIGMTPSDYLLRARLNMSCRMLLESRLPVDKIARRCGIGSGGQLAKLFRKYLATTPTDYRVRNAVSPSGST is encoded by the coding sequence ATGGAACTGATGCATGCTCTGCCGCATTGCGCGCGGCGAAGTGCGGTGGTGACGCAAGCGAACGACACCACGCGCGTCGACATAGCGCTGTTCAATGGATTCGCACTGCCGAAAGTCGCAGCGATCATCGAGATCTTCCAGAAGGCAAACGCACTCGCCGCCGCACAGCGAGCGGACCGCACACGCTACGATGTTTCACTGCTTTCAGCTTCCGGCGGTCGTATCGCGAGTTCGTCGTCGGTGTTCGTCTGGACGGACAGTGTCGATTCGCACCGCGGCACCAATGACACACACCTACTCTTCATCGCAGGTGGTGCGGACGCGCAACATGCGTGCCGCGACGAACGCCTTGGCAGCTGGCTGCGCCGCAGGCACCCGTTCAGCGAGATCGTTCATCCGATCGCGGAAGGACGGCTGCTTCTGGAAGCGGCAGGGCTTCCGAGCCGCTATTGCGCGCTTCTGTACGAAGACGATGATGCGCATGGTCTCTATCAGGCAAACCCGCTGACTGAAGCGCCAGACGCTGTGCACACAGCCTTGCGCGTGGTCGAAGAGGATTTAGGATTGGAACTGGCGCGGCTGGTTGCCGAATCCGTCGCACCGGAACACAGGACGCCCATCAACCCGTCGACGACCCACAACGCGACGTCGCAAGTCAGCAAAAAGATCCTGGCCTCGGCGCGTTGGCTGGATGCAAATGTTGATCGCCCTATTTCTATCGACGCGGCCGCCCAGGTTGCGGCAATGAGCGAGCGCAACTTCCTGCGACGCTTCAAGAGCGAGATCGGCATGACGCCGTCCGACTATCTGCTTAGGGCACGTCTGAACATGAGTTGCCGGATGCTCCTCGAGTCGCGTTTGCCTGTCGACAAGATCGCCCGCCGCTGCGGTATCGGCAGCGGCGGCCAATTGGCCAAGCTATTCAGAAAGTATCTGGCGACGACACCGACCGACTACAGGGTACGCAACGCGGTATCTCCGAGTGGTTCGACCTGA
- a CDS encoding exopolysaccharide biosynthesis polyprenyl glycosylphosphotransferase, protein MRSIYHLFARLLPAWLILQFAGLLLLLSIHRQDATLVSWIAWWTCLGVVLLASWRLAAYATHSSLRMFGLHARNVVVVGNGEYFKQVIAKVAASHHQNFRVADVVELHTAEGRPGTGMGEHGKTELARVARLAESGGIHEVWLALPLSAHAVAAHCIEALRSTLVEIRLMPDLMPLGQYAGVASLDALDIPSLSLSPSSISGEAMTGKDIFDRAFALAVLIGFAPLFMVIAIAVKLSSPGPVFLRQRRKGLKGRPFSVYKFRSMRVHSEERGVVRETTRNDSRITLVGRFLRHTNLDEIPQFINVLRGEMSIVGPRLSALEHDDLYEPLISDYLDRYRIKPGICRLGADQRL, encoded by the coding sequence ATGCGCTCGATATATCACCTCTTTGCCCGGCTTCTGCCGGCATGGCTGATCTTGCAGTTCGCCGGCTTGCTGCTTCTGCTTTCGATTCACCGCCAGGACGCCACGCTCGTGTCGTGGATTGCATGGTGGACATGTCTTGGCGTCGTGCTGCTCGCGTCATGGCGACTGGCTGCTTACGCCACGCATTCCTCTCTGCGTATGTTCGGGCTGCACGCGCGCAATGTCGTCGTCGTGGGCAATGGCGAATACTTCAAGCAAGTCATTGCAAAAGTCGCCGCCAGCCATCATCAGAATTTTCGTGTCGCGGATGTCGTCGAGCTGCACACCGCAGAGGGTCGGCCTGGCACCGGCATGGGCGAGCACGGCAAGACCGAACTCGCTCGTGTCGCACGGCTGGCGGAGTCCGGTGGCATTCACGAAGTATGGCTCGCCTTGCCGTTGTCCGCGCATGCTGTGGCAGCACATTGCATCGAAGCGCTCAGGAGCACACTGGTGGAAATACGGCTCATGCCGGATCTCATGCCACTCGGGCAATACGCCGGCGTGGCGTCGCTCGATGCGCTCGACATCCCTTCCCTCAGTCTCTCTCCATCTTCCATTTCCGGCGAAGCGATGACCGGCAAGGATATCTTCGACCGGGCTTTCGCACTCGCCGTGCTGATCGGGTTTGCACCGTTATTCATGGTGATTGCCATCGCCGTCAAGCTCTCTTCGCCAGGGCCGGTTTTTCTCCGGCAACGCCGCAAGGGCCTGAAAGGACGCCCGTTTTCGGTGTACAAGTTTCGTTCGATGCGGGTTCACTCGGAAGAGCGCGGTGTCGTGCGTGAGACAACACGCAACGACAGTCGGATCACGCTGGTGGGGCGCTTCCTCCGCCACACGAATCTCGACGAGATTCCGCAGTTCATCAATGTCCTGCGCGGCGAAATGTCGATCGTCGGTCCTCGCCTCTCTGCACTCGAGCACGACGACCTGTATGAGCCCTTGATCTCGGACTATCTCGATCGCTATCGCATCAAACCGGGCATTTGCCGGCTGGGCGCGGATCAACGGCTATAG